CCAGCGTCTGAGCGCCGAGCGGACCAAGAGCAGACTCAGTGCCATCACGGCTTCCCCCTTCTACAAGTCGATGACCATCCGCAGCTGGAACACCACGACGAAACTGCGGGGCATGCTTCCGGAGTAACCGGCTGCGGCAAGTGTGGGAAGTGTCTTTCTAGGAATGCCCGTTTCCGGCAAACTGACCCTTGAGACGCTTGTTTTCCGCGATCCGCTCCCGAAGGCCCGCAACAACCTTGGCCAGGAAATCGTCTACATCGGCCTGCGAATAGCCTTCGCGGAGTCTTGTTGCAGTGAACTTCTGGCTCGTTAGTTGTTCAGGAGTAATAATCGGGTCGCCAACAGAAACGGGTCCGCGCCGAGGATTGGCCCTGGTAAGCCCGAGACTCTCGTTTTCTTCCTGAAGTCGCCGGAGTTCTTGAACTACCCGGTCAAGCAGATCATCAACCTGATCCTGGTCGTAGCCTTCCTTGAATTTGGTAGGCCTGAACCGCGTGAGAACAACCTCTTCAGCGGTGATGGTCCACTTTTTGGCGGACTCGGCGGTCGTGCCCTCCTCGCCGGCCGCCCTCTTGGGCTTGAAGGCTTTGATCAGCACGAAGACCAACAGGGCCACTGCAATAAAAGATATCCACAGAGTCACATAACCGCCGTTTTCGGTGCCGCCGTCAGCCAAGAGTGACAGTCTTTCGAAAACCATGGATTGTCCAACTTTCGTAAGTGCCTGAATGCTTCGAAGTGTTCGGTGCAAGAGCTGAAGCGGTGGTTACTGCTTTCAGGGATCTCAATGTAGCTCAACACCCGCACCGGTTGCGGGATCCGGCGGGTCCTCCCCCACGAGCCCATCCACCGACTCCGGTCCAGGGAACCCCGCAGGGTTTCGTTTCCTGCCTTAAATGCGGCTGCCGCCGCCACGGACCCGAAGGCCCGCGACGGCGGCAAAAGCAGAAAACTCAGCGGGAAGTCAGAAGTCCCAGTCGTCGTCTTCCGTGTTCACGGCCTTGCCGATCACGTAGGAGGAACCGGACCCGGAGAAGAAGTCGTGGTTCTCGTCAGCGTTCGGGGAGAGCGCGGACAGGATCGCCGGGTTCACGTCCGTCAGGGCTGACGGGAACATGGCCTCGTAGCCCAGGTTCATCAGCGCCTTGTTGGCGTTGTAGTGCAGGAACTTCTTGACGTCCTCGGCCAGGCCGACGCCGTCGTACAGGTCGTGGGTGTACTGGACTTCGTTTTCGTACAGCTCGAAGAGCAGCTCGTACGTGTAGTCCTTCATTTCCTGCTTGCGTTCCTCGGAAGCGCCTTCCAGGCCCTTCTGGAACTTGTAGCCGATGTAGTAGCCGTGCACGGCCTCGTCACGGATGATCAGGCGGATCAGGTCGGCCGTGTTTGTCAGCTTGGCCCGCGAGGACCAGTACATCGGCAGGTAGAAGCCCGAATAGAAGAGGAAGGACTCCAGCAGGGTGGAGGCCACCTTGCGCTTCAGGGGATCGTCGCCGCGGTAGTAATCGGTGACGATGTGGGCTTTCTTCTGCAGGTTCTCGTTCTCGGTGGACCAGCGGAAAGCCTCGTCGATCTCCTTGGTGGAGGCCAGCGTGGAGAAGATCGAGGAGTAGCTCTTGGCGTGCACCGATTCCATGAACGCGATGTTCGTGTAGACGGCTTCCTCGTGCGGGGTGATCGCATCGGGGATCAGCGAGACGGCGCCGACCGTGGCCTGCACGGTGTCCAGCAGCGTCAGGCCGGTGAACAC
This genomic interval from Arthrobacter sp. zg-Y820 contains the following:
- a CDS encoding DivIVA domain-containing protein gives rise to the protein MITPEQLTSQKFTATRLREGYSQADVDDFLAKVVAGLRERIAENKRLKGQFAGNGHS
- the nrdF gene encoding class 1b ribonucleoside-diphosphate reductase subunit beta produces the protein MTEKLKLLSHVEAINWNKIQDDKDVEVWNRLVNNFWLPEKVPLSNDVQSWNTLTPDEQQLTMRVFTGLTLLDTVQATVGAVSLIPDAITPHEEAVYTNIAFMESVHAKSYSSIFSTLASTKEIDEAFRWSTENENLQKKAHIVTDYYRGDDPLKRKVASTLLESFLFYSGFYLPMYWSSRAKLTNTADLIRLIIRDEAVHGYYIGYKFQKGLEGASEERKQEMKDYTYELLFELYENEVQYTHDLYDGVGLAEDVKKFLHYNANKALMNLGYEAMFPSALTDVNPAILSALSPNADENHDFFSGSGSSYVIGKAVNTEDDDWDF